A part of Desulfomicrobium baculatum DSM 4028 genomic DNA contains:
- a CDS encoding CgeB family protein, translating to MTRATPNRPRILLISAKHYLMAELIAGCQALGLEHAYLFLGGISSSTELEETLRGEVDRFFPDFLLTMNHLGLDREGLVSEFCRQRELPVLSWFVDRPDLFLPQYRNMDNPYLAYAVWDADAVKPLEDAGHGQIFHLPLAADLGRLEFVPDAPALRGVAFVGNSMQAATDKCWRLSGQPDTLRGLWEDVAGKFATSAVRDLPEFVARENRNVKALRESCDPASRAALDSFVYWRATQLYRRDCLEALLPFGPVVAGDEHWRTLLGNASWTYTGPLHYYSDLPDFYRSTRINFNTTSMQMKGALNQRVFDVPASGGFLLTDYRAQLDGAFEVGREVVCYQGVEEISDLVRHYLANPFARREISLRARARIEQEHTYAHRIETICVNMKRMYGTPA from the coding sequence ATGACTCGCGCAACGCCCAACCGCCCAAGAATCCTGCTCATTTCGGCGAAGCACTATCTCATGGCCGAACTCATCGCCGGATGCCAGGCCCTGGGCTTGGAGCATGCCTATCTGTTTCTGGGCGGGATTTCATCGTCGACAGAGCTTGAGGAGACGTTGCGCGGCGAGGTGGACAGATTTTTCCCTGATTTTCTTTTGACCATGAATCATCTCGGGCTGGACCGCGAAGGGCTGGTCAGCGAGTTCTGCCGTCAGCGGGAGCTGCCCGTGCTGAGCTGGTTCGTGGATCGTCCTGATCTTTTTCTTCCGCAGTACCGCAATATGGATAATCCTTACCTTGCCTACGCCGTATGGGACGCCGACGCAGTCAAACCTCTTGAGGACGCGGGGCATGGGCAGATCTTTCATCTTCCCCTGGCCGCCGATCTGGGCCGCTTGGAATTTGTTCCGGACGCGCCCGCCTTGCGGGGTGTGGCCTTTGTGGGCAACTCCATGCAGGCCGCAACGGACAAATGCTGGAGACTTTCTGGACAACCGGACACCCTGAGGGGGCTGTGGGAGGATGTTGCCGGAAAGTTCGCGACCAGCGCGGTGCGTGATCTGCCCGAATTTGTTGCCAGAGAGAATCGTAATGTCAAAGCGCTGCGCGAAAGCTGCGATCCAGCGTCACGGGCCGCCCTGGACAGCTTCGTGTATTGGAGGGCGACCCAGCTTTACAGGCGTGATTGCCTGGAAGCGCTCCTGCCGTTTGGGCCGGTTGTGGCCGGTGACGAACATTGGCGGACGCTGCTCGGCAACGCATCGTGGACGTACACCGGGCCGCTGCATTATTACTCCGATCTGCCTGATTTCTATCGCTCGACCAGGATCAATTTCAACACCACCAGCATGCAGATGAAAGGAGCCCTCAACCAACGCGTCTTTGACGTCCCGGCCAGCGGCGGGTTTCTGCTCACGGACTACCGCGCGCAGCTGGACGGCGCCTTCGAGGTGGGCCGGGAGGTCGTTTGCTATCAAGGAGTTGAAGAGATCAGCGACCTTGTCCGCCACTATCTGGCCAACCCTTTCGCTCGTCGGGAAATATCCCTGCGGGCGCGAGCACGTATCGAGCAGGAGCACACCTACGCCCACCGCATCGAAACGATCTGTGTGAACATGAAGCGGATGTACGGAACCCCCGCATGA
- a CDS encoding glycosyltransferase, with amino-acid sequence MKTWIFYPPLKAMSGGCMVLLQIARQLQDLGSLGGILYWESPPAAKCQGLPWVRAGEAAMKAGDTYVVPEGWPNALVLGLKRGCRTIVYCQNWSYLFHGLEPGIHWRDLPVEFLAVSDPVAWHMEQVLGKQPPIIRPALDTRLFHPPASKPGGTLRIGFMPRKNKALAEQIRRIFEERNPRAGVEWIPIHGLDRPGVAEALRSCHVFLVTGFPEGCPLPPLEAMACGCLCVGFTGFGGWDYMRQVEPHGYAPHGYALRDVPWGGNGWWSADGDVLGVVVGLERAVQALPQGSAILAQMAQTVATYGTDDQLGEIVAALPQGKTVR; translated from the coding sequence ATGAAAACATGGATTTTCTATCCGCCTCTCAAGGCCATGTCCGGTGGGTGCATGGTGCTTTTGCAGATTGCCCGCCAGTTGCAGGACCTGGGCTCGCTTGGGGGCATCCTGTATTGGGAAAGTCCTCCCGCCGCCAAATGCCAGGGCCTGCCGTGGGTCCGGGCGGGCGAGGCTGCCATGAAGGCTGGGGACACCTACGTTGTTCCTGAGGGTTGGCCCAACGCCCTGGTGCTGGGCCTTAAGAGAGGCTGCCGGACCATCGTCTACTGCCAGAACTGGTCCTATCTCTTTCACGGCCTGGAACCGGGGATACACTGGCGGGACCTGCCCGTGGAATTCCTGGCCGTGTCCGATCCCGTGGCCTGGCATATGGAGCAGGTCCTGGGCAAACAACCGCCGATCATCCGCCCGGCTCTGGACACGCGGCTTTTCCATCCCCCTGCGTCCAAGCCCGGCGGAACGCTTCGCATCGGCTTCATGCCGCGCAAGAACAAGGCCCTGGCCGAGCAGATCCGACGCATCTTCGAGGAGCGCAACCCGCGAGCCGGAGTGGAGTGGATTCCGATCCACGGCTTGGACCGGCCTGGTGTGGCCGAGGCGCTGCGCTCCTGTCATGTTTTCCTGGTCACGGGATTCCCCGAGGGCTGTCCGCTCCCGCCCCTTGAAGCCATGGCCTGCGGCTGTCTGTGCGTGGGCTTCACCGGCTTTGGCGGCTGGGATTACATGCGCCAAGTCGAGCCGCACGGATATGCGCCGCATGGCTATGCGCTGCGCGATGTGCCCTGGGGCGGCAACGGCTGGTGGTCGGCGGACGGGGATGTGCTGGGGGTTGTGGTGGGGTTGGAGCGTGCCGTGCAAGCACTGCCTCAGGGTTCGGCTATTCTTGCTCAAATGGCCCAGACTGTCGCTACGTATGGTACTGACGACCAGTTGGGCGAAATCGTGGCTGCGTTGCCGCAGGGCAAAACGGTCCGATGA
- a CDS encoding NTP transferase domain-containing protein encodes MKAVILAAGVGSRLGRPFPKCLSMLPTGERILGRQIRIFRQFGINEIFVVVGFKKNLIMEEFPDVYYRYNPIYYITNTSKSLCCALEFLDDDVIWCNGDVVFDEGVIREMAAHAGNAVAVDRKKCGEEEVKYRADQNGLILEISKKVAAPEGEAVGVNRIQKNDIPVFLQALARCKEQDYFEMGVEMLIKQGVDFSAVDISAYRCIEVDFEEDLKQALSMFAE; translated from the coding sequence ATGAAAGCAGTCATCCTCGCCGCGGGCGTCGGCAGTCGGCTCGGCAGGCCGTTTCCCAAATGCCTGTCCATGCTTCCCACTGGAGAGCGCATTCTCGGGCGGCAGATCCGGATTTTTCGCCAGTTCGGGATCAACGAGATCTTCGTGGTCGTGGGGTTCAAGAAGAACCTGATCATGGAGGAGTTTCCCGACGTCTATTACCGCTACAACCCCATCTACTACATCACCAACACCTCCAAGAGCCTGTGCTGCGCACTGGAATTTCTGGATGACGACGTCATCTGGTGCAATGGAGACGTGGTCTTCGACGAGGGCGTGATCCGGGAGATGGCGGCTCATGCGGGCAATGCCGTGGCCGTGGACCGCAAGAAATGCGGCGAGGAAGAGGTCAAGTACCGGGCAGACCAGAACGGACTGATCCTTGAAATTTCAAAAAAGGTCGCCGCGCCCGAGGGTGAAGCCGTGGGCGTGAACCGCATTCAAAAAAATGACATCCCGGTCTTCCTGCAGGCTTTGGCCCGGTGCAAGGAACAGGATTATTTCGAAATGGGCGTGGAAATGCTCATCAAGCAGGGCGTCGATTTTTCCGCCGTGGATATCTCCGCCTACCGCTGCATCGAGGTCGATTTCGAGGAAGACTTGAAGCAGGCGCTGAGCATGTTCGCCGAGTAG
- a CDS encoding AMP-binding protein, which translates to MHTKLRPSSYEEFQASFSLDIPDKYNFAFDMVDVAALADPARLAMVHVDDADVRREYTFGYFSEQSSRLAEALQNLGIGRGDKVMIILHRRVEFWTVMLALHKLGALGVPSPALLTAKDITYRVNFASIKGAIVDTSVRATVEAAKLDCPTLTVQVLAGLEQAEGDWHSFSQIVAGASPSYPRPADAACGEDPATIFFSSGTTGHPKMVLHNFNYPFGHVMTGSYWHDIEPGNLHLTLADTGWAKSTWGKFYGQWLAGGVVFVWDFRGKFEPARLLKVIAENKVTNFCAPPTVYRFLIREDLSAYDLSALRHCTTAGELLNDSVFETWVEKMGMPIYEGYGQTETTLQIATFPFMKPKAGSIGKPCPGWDIRLLDENDEPCPPGVEGEICIGIEPTRPMGLFSCYLQDEAKTASVMHGGFYRTGDKAWMDEDGYFWFLGRIDDLIKSSGYRIGPFEVESALITHPAVVEAAVTGVPDPDRGQAVKATVTLAAGFDPSPELTKELQDHVKKVTAPYKYPRIIDYVKELPKTISGKIKRAEIRAKDEA; encoded by the coding sequence TATGAAGAGTTTCAGGCCTCTTTTTCTCTGGATATCCCGGATAAGTACAATTTCGCCTTTGATATGGTCGATGTAGCCGCCTTGGCGGATCCGGCCCGCTTGGCCATGGTCCACGTGGATGACGCTGATGTGCGCCGCGAATACACGTTCGGCTATTTTTCCGAACAGTCGAGCCGTCTGGCGGAAGCGTTGCAGAACCTCGGCATCGGGCGCGGCGACAAGGTCATGATCATCCTGCACCGCCGGGTGGAGTTCTGGACCGTCATGCTCGCCCTGCACAAGCTCGGCGCGCTGGGCGTGCCGTCGCCTGCGCTCCTGACGGCCAAGGATATCACCTACCGGGTCAATTTCGCCTCCATCAAGGGAGCCATCGTCGACACGTCCGTGCGTGCCACCGTGGAAGCGGCCAAGCTCGACTGCCCGACCCTGACCGTGCAGGTGCTGGCGGGTCTTGAGCAGGCGGAAGGCGATTGGCACAGCTTCTCGCAGATCGTGGCAGGCGCCTCCCCGTCCTACCCCCGCCCGGCCGACGCGGCCTGCGGCGAGGATCCGGCGACCATTTTCTTTTCTTCCGGCACGACCGGACACCCCAAGATGGTGCTGCACAATTTCAACTACCCCTTTGGGCACGTCATGACAGGTTCCTACTGGCACGACATAGAGCCCGGGAATCTGCATCTGACCCTGGCCGACACGGGCTGGGCCAAGTCCACATGGGGCAAGTTCTACGGACAGTGGCTGGCCGGGGGCGTGGTTTTCGTCTGGGATTTCCGGGGCAAGTTCGAGCCGGCCAGGCTGCTTAAAGTCATCGCCGAGAACAAGGTCACCAATTTCTGCGCGCCGCCCACGGTCTATCGGTTCCTGATCCGCGAAGATCTTTCGGCCTACGACCTCTCAGCGTTGCGTCATTGCACCACCGCCGGCGAGCTTTTGAATGACAGCGTGTTCGAGACCTGGGTGGAGAAGATGGGCATGCCCATATACGAAGGTTACGGCCAGACCGAAACCACCCTGCAGATCGCGACCTTCCCCTTCATGAAACCTAAAGCGGGGTCCATCGGCAAACCCTGCCCCGGCTGGGACATCCGGCTCCTGGACGAAAACGACGAGCCCTGTCCTCCCGGCGTGGAAGGGGAGATTTGCATCGGCATAGAGCCCACCCGTCCGATGGGCCTCTTCAGTTGCTACCTGCAGGACGAGGCCAAGACCGCAAGCGTCATGCACGGCGGCTTCTACCGCACCGGCGACAAGGCCTGGATGGACGAGGACGGCTACTTCTGGTTCCTGGGCCGCATCGATGACCTGATCAAGAGCTCCGGCTACCGCATCGGACCCTTCGAGGTCGAGAGCGCTCTCATCACCCACCCCGCCGTGGTCGAAGCGGCCGTGACCGGCGTGCCCGATCCCGACCGGGGTCAGGCCGTCAAAGCCACCGTCACCCTGGCCGCAGGCTTTGATCCTTCACCGGAACTGACCAAGGAACTGCAGGACCACGTCAAGAAAGTGACTGCGCCCTACAAATACCCGCGCATCATCGACTACGTGAAGGAGCTGCCCAAGACCATCAGCGGCAAGATCAAGCGCGCCGAGATCCGGGCCAAGGACGAGGCGTAG
- a CDS encoding glycosyltransferase family 2 protein: MNYLSVCCIAKNEHPFIKEWINHHLLVGAEKIIIFDNDSSPSLKNSVQEYIDHGIVDFFEITGKEQQMAAYDRCLREYEKKSKWIAFIDVDEFIVPKQSEDVRLILTDYEDFGGLGVHWVEFGSSGYLTRPPQMQLQSYVQRFPLDYPKNMHIKSIVQPGRVKGSCDPHRFIYNEPWFCVDENCFPLAESQGPFTAKSIQLNHYYYRSHEDYCKKIERGRADRSDEAGKRKHDAFFQQLDKATVHDDFAQKFANKSEQFLDDFEFVKRLIKDRNDEKSQTKAYYDMVLKNIYLGKTDLAKHLVKKICINEHKKEIIDYINFEICKKNKNDKEALKYLHRLFQRQTDYSSCIDYAEFKISMKQTDDAKNMIKYIQSKFHDILKNDKDKSEYIKNLAAETGTP; this comes from the coding sequence ATGAATTATCTGAGTGTCTGCTGCATCGCCAAGAACGAGCATCCGTTCATCAAAGAATGGATCAACCATCATCTGCTGGTGGGCGCCGAGAAAATCATCATTTTCGATAATGACAGTTCTCCCAGCCTGAAAAACTCAGTCCAAGAGTATATCGATCACGGAATCGTGGATTTCTTTGAGATCACGGGCAAAGAGCAGCAGATGGCAGCCTACGACCGCTGCCTGCGTGAATATGAAAAAAAATCGAAATGGATTGCCTTCATCGATGTCGATGAGTTCATCGTCCCGAAACAATCCGAAGACGTTCGATTGATTCTGACCGACTATGAAGATTTCGGCGGACTCGGAGTGCACTGGGTCGAATTCGGATCTTCAGGATACCTGACCAGGCCACCGCAGATGCAGCTGCAAAGTTACGTACAGCGTTTCCCCTTGGACTATCCGAAAAATATGCACATCAAATCCATCGTGCAGCCCGGGAGAGTGAAAGGTTCCTGCGACCCGCACAGATTCATCTATAACGAACCCTGGTTCTGCGTTGACGAAAACTGCTTTCCACTGGCGGAATCCCAAGGCCCTTTCACGGCAAAGAGCATCCAGCTCAACCACTACTATTACAGATCACACGAAGATTATTGCAAAAAAATAGAACGAGGCAGAGCCGATCGTTCCGACGAAGCCGGAAAAAGAAAGCACGACGCATTCTTCCAGCAACTGGACAAGGCGACTGTTCATGACGACTTCGCACAAAAATTTGCAAATAAATCAGAACAATTTCTGGATGATTTTGAATTCGTGAAACGCCTGATCAAAGACAGAAATGACGAAAAGAGTCAGACGAAAGCATATTACGACATGGTTTTAAAAAATATTTATCTAGGAAAAACAGACCTCGCAAAACATCTTGTCAAAAAAATATGTATAAACGAACATAAAAAAGAAATCATAGACTACATAAATTTTGAAATTTGCAAAAAGAATAAAAATGATAAGGAAGCTTTAAAATATTTGCATAGACTATTTCAAAGACAAACTGATTACAGCTCGTGCATTGATTATGCTGAATTTAAAATATCAATGAAGCAAACTGATGACGCAAAAAATATGATAAAGTACATTCAATCAAAATTTCATGACATTTTAAAGAATGACAAAGACAAATCGGAATACATCAAAAATCTTGCTGCCGAAACAGGAACTCCCTAA
- a CDS encoding glycosyltransferase family 2 protein, whose product MIMPTQPYRVSIIIPVFNQWEFTSKCLCSLHRHTSEIIEVVVVDNASTDQTREELDALGASLWGDSFRAIHCDRNHGFAHACNLGAKIASSPTLFFLNNDTELTPNWLPPLLQAQSEDASLGGVGPLLLYPGSNLVQHLGIAFLPGAQAEHLYEYFPAKHPVIFEHRHPKAITAAALCMSKKVFMDAGGFFEGYQNGCEDIDLCLTLGAQGYRFRCVPESVVYHHTSQTVGRFDNDQPNSALLLSRHERSLTPDLHRHVVQDGYDIRLNEWLLASVCLSATRSAELVALADGGNPRLCLDMLDQEPLWEEGYDLLAGWLDARQSFQEALHIRTLAAHFHPSKMRYIQMLKAAQKAGKPELAQHALEKLEKIATESKDLHRKAIRRVQWAKSSGEPFWEKLYMGWLSRHER is encoded by the coding sequence ATGATAATGCCCACGCAACCTTACAGAGTATCCATCATAATCCCGGTCTTCAACCAATGGGAATTCACCTCAAAGTGCCTGTGTTCGCTTCACAGACATACTTCAGAGATCATCGAGGTGGTCGTTGTCGACAATGCCTCGACGGATCAAACCCGCGAAGAGCTTGATGCTTTGGGGGCATCACTTTGGGGCGATTCTTTCCGGGCGATCCATTGCGATCGCAATCATGGCTTTGCCCATGCCTGCAACCTCGGCGCAAAGATTGCGTCCTCCCCAACGCTCTTTTTCCTGAACAACGACACCGAGTTGACCCCGAACTGGCTCCCGCCACTCCTTCAAGCCCAAAGCGAAGACGCAAGCCTGGGCGGCGTCGGCCCGTTGCTTCTGTATCCGGGAAGCAATCTGGTCCAGCATCTGGGGATTGCCTTTCTTCCAGGAGCGCAGGCCGAGCATCTCTACGAGTACTTTCCAGCAAAGCACCCGGTGATCTTTGAGCACAGACATCCAAAAGCAATCACCGCCGCGGCCCTGTGCATGTCCAAAAAAGTCTTCATGGACGCCGGCGGTTTTTTCGAAGGGTACCAGAACGGCTGCGAAGATATCGATTTGTGCCTTACCCTTGGCGCGCAGGGATATCGTTTTCGCTGTGTTCCCGAGAGCGTTGTCTACCATCACACCAGTCAGACTGTAGGCCGGTTCGACAACGACCAGCCGAATTCCGCGCTGCTGTTGTCCAGGCATGAGCGCAGCCTCACTCCGGACCTCCACCGCCATGTCGTGCAAGACGGGTACGACATCCGGCTCAATGAATGGCTCCTGGCCTCTGTGTGCCTCTCCGCGACGCGCTCGGCAGAGCTTGTCGCCCTGGCAGATGGCGGCAATCCCCGTCTCTGCCTCGACATGCTTGACCAGGAACCCCTCTGGGAAGAAGGCTATGACCTTCTGGCCGGATGGCTCGATGCACGCCAATCATTTCAGGAAGCCCTGCATATCCGAACCCTGGCGGCACATTTCCATCCGAGCAAGATGCGCTACATCCAGATGCTCAAAGCGGCCCAGAAAGCAGGCAAACCAGAACTGGCGCAGCATGCGCTGGAAAAGCTTGAAAAGATCGCCACGGAATCCAAGGACCTGCACCGCAAGGCTATTCGTCGCGTGCAATGGGCGAAATCTTCGGGCGAACCGTTTTGGGAAAAACTCTACATGGGCTGGCTTTCACGCCACGAGCGCTGA
- a CDS encoding CDP-glycerol--poly(glycerophosphate) glycerophosphotransferase — translation MSDLKKILFYVERSLHLPFLEPIEEYLSRNGLAVTAFSAPDFFPGTPEIPQWGLPEAQIRRLEQKAPFYANLEDFEPDVTIVADACHFRIPQIRNVINVGHGMICKGAFYTDSEITRRENLSQLLLVPGPLHRRRLLDNVFIPIRLTGFIKSDQLFGQQVQTREQFCERLGIDPSKRIVLFAPTYNPELSAIHCLQEGIRKVADKDTVLLIKLHNMTEDRFKELYANIAASNHSIFYLEDADYSGMMHAADLMISDVSSIFIEFLLLDKPVILFNNPRLKEFPLYRAEDIEYMTRDAAVLVNSLEELLQAVRTELAQPQRRSAIRKRYAMALDHGRDGRSVQRAAEAILDWVHGRNLPEKKDMDVILLEDDDAKPEIIRQDIERLRTNAPGHRLRISVFGGQESGGILDATHRPGSFHCNELYACLRGSQSPLTAILRGGLVVPFDWPKWLENHFRWNPKTGVVKAMTEPVLATQCMQQLSNSPRPITNPDVLLFGLLVTGIGQSIAGLRLPSDCAMIHSDLYPHISGTFPASSPTEFITALGLLAQSHEMQTRLSIDCYMYQADTKARILEQIKTLRQLGQNREATNLAASLD, via the coding sequence ATGAGCGATCTGAAAAAAATTCTTTTTTACGTCGAACGCAGCCTGCACCTGCCATTCCTTGAGCCCATCGAGGAGTATCTGAGTCGGAACGGATTGGCGGTCACCGCTTTTTCCGCGCCCGATTTCTTCCCGGGAACCCCGGAAATTCCACAATGGGGCCTGCCCGAAGCGCAGATTCGAAGGCTCGAACAAAAAGCCCCCTTTTACGCCAATCTGGAAGATTTCGAACCGGACGTGACCATTGTGGCCGATGCCTGCCATTTTCGCATCCCCCAGATCAGAAATGTGATCAATGTCGGACACGGCATGATCTGCAAAGGCGCCTTTTACACGGATTCCGAGATAACACGGCGCGAGAACCTCTCGCAGCTGCTTCTCGTGCCTGGCCCGCTGCACCGCCGCAGGCTCCTGGACAATGTCTTCATCCCCATCCGTTTAACGGGTTTCATCAAATCGGATCAGCTTTTCGGGCAGCAGGTCCAGACCAGGGAACAATTCTGTGAGCGCCTGGGCATCGACCCTTCCAAACGGATCGTGCTCTTCGCCCCGACCTACAATCCGGAACTCTCCGCCATCCACTGCCTGCAGGAAGGAATCCGCAAGGTCGCGGACAAGGACACGGTGCTGCTGATCAAGCTGCACAACATGACAGAGGACAGATTCAAAGAGTTGTACGCAAACATCGCCGCGTCCAACCACAGCATCTTCTACCTTGAAGACGCCGACTACTCCGGAATGATGCACGCGGCGGACCTCATGATCAGCGATGTGTCCTCGATCTTCATCGAATTTTTGCTGCTGGACAAGCCGGTCATTCTCTTCAACAACCCGCGGCTCAAAGAGTTCCCTCTCTACCGGGCCGAGGATATCGAGTACATGACCAGAGACGCCGCCGTGCTGGTCAATTCCCTGGAGGAGCTGCTCCAGGCTGTGCGCACTGAACTGGCGCAGCCACAGCGGCGCTCCGCGATCCGGAAACGTTACGCCATGGCCCTGGACCACGGACGCGACGGCCGGAGCGTCCAGCGAGCCGCCGAGGCCATCCTGGACTGGGTCCATGGCCGCAATCTTCCGGAAAAAAAAGACATGGACGTCATCCTCCTGGAAGACGACGACGCGAAACCCGAGATCATCCGCCAGGATATTGAGCGCCTGCGGACCAATGCGCCCGGACATCGATTGCGCATCAGCGTTTTTGGGGGACAAGAAAGTGGGGGAATCCTGGATGCGACGCACAGGCCAGGATCTTTCCATTGCAATGAACTCTACGCCTGCCTGCGCGGCAGCCAATCCCCTCTGACGGCGATCCTGCGGGGCGGGCTCGTGGTGCCTTTCGACTGGCCAAAATGGCTGGAAAATCATTTCCGGTGGAATCCCAAAACCGGAGTCGTGAAGGCCATGACCGAGCCCGTTCTGGCGACGCAATGCATGCAACAACTCAGCAACTCGCCAAGGCCAATAACCAACCCCGACGTTCTGCTCTTCGGGCTTCTGGTCACCGGCATCGGCCAATCCATAGCGGGCCTGCGTCTGCCATCGGATTGCGCCATGATCCACTCAGACCTGTACCCACACATCTCCGGCACGTTCCCCGCATCCAGCCCGACCGAATTCATCACAGCCCTGGGCCTTTTGGCTCAAAGCCATGAAATGCAGACGCGTCTGTCCATAGACTGCTACATGTATCAGGCCGACACCAAAGCCAGAATACTCGAACAGATCAAAACCCTGCGGCAACTGGGCCAGAACCGGGAAGCCACGAATTTGGCAGCCTCTCTGGATTGA